GGAACTGCGCTCGCAGGTGGGCTACGTGACGCAGGCTCCGTCGGTGTACGGCGACCTGACCGTCGTCGAGAACGTGCGCTACTTCGCGAGCATGGTCGGCGCCGGGGCGGACGCGGTCTTCGCGGCGCTGACGGCCGTCGACCTGGGGGAGCTGGCCGGGCGTCGGGTCGACCAGCTCTCCGGGGGCCAGCGGGCGCGGGTCTCCCTCGCGTCGGCGCTGGTCGGGCGGCCGGCGCTGCTGATCCTGGACGAACCGACGGTCGGGCTCGACCCGCTGCTGCGTCGGCGCCTCTGGGCGTTCTTCGGTGAGCTCGCGGCGGCCGGCACGACCCTGCTGGTCTCGAGTCACGTCATGGACGAGGCCGAGCACTGCCACCACCTGATCCTGATGCGCGACGGCGCCGTGCTCGCCGCGGACACCCGCGAGGCGCTGCTGGCCCGGACGGGCACGACCTCGGCGGAGGCCGCGTTCCTCGCGGTGCTCGGCGAGCAGGAGGTGGCGGCCTGATGAACCCTCAGATCACGCTGGCCACGGCGCGCCGGGTCCTCCTCCAGCTCGGTCGCGACCACCGGACCGTGGCGATGCTGCTGGTGCTGCCGTCCGCACTGCTCGGCCTGATGTGCTGGGTCTACAGCGACATCCCGGGTCGCTTCGACCGCGTGGGGCCGCAACTGCTCGGCATCCTGCCGTTCGTCGTCATGTTCGTGGTGACGTCGGTGGCGACGCTGCGCGAGCGCCGCGCCGGGACGCTGGAACGGCTGCTGACGACGCCGATGAACAAGCTCGACCTGCTCCTCGGTTACGGCCTGGCGTTCGGGCTCGTCGCGATCGTGCAGTCGGGCATCGCGGCGCTGCTCACCATGACGCTCTACGGCGTCGACGCCGAGACCAAGGGCGGCTGGGCGCTGTTCCTGTCGGCGGCCGTCGTCGGGGTGTTCGGCGCCGCGGCCGGTCTGTTCGCCAGCGCCTTCGCGCGTACCGAGTTCCAGGCGGTGCAGCTGCTGCCGGCCGTCGTCATCCCGCAGCTGTTCCTGTGCGGGATGTTCGTGCCGCGGTCGCAGCTCGACAGCGTGCTCAACGCGGTGTCCGACGTCCTGCCGCTGTCCTACGCCGTCGACGCGATGAATCAGTCGATGCAGCGCGGCGGTCTGACCGGACAGATCGGGCGCGACCTCGCCGTCGTCGGCGGCAGTGCGCTGCTCGCCCTCGCCGCGGGCGCCGCGACCCTGCGCCGGCAGTCGGCCTAGAGTCCTGCGGTGCCCGCAGCAGCTGAACGTCCCCGGCGCGGCCGCGGCCGGCCCGCCGGGGGAGCGGCCAACAAGGCCGAGCTGATCCTCGACGCCGCCCGGCGCGAGTTCGCCGCCTCCGGCTACGACGCCGTCAGCCTGCGCGGCATCGCGCGCGCGGCCGCCGTCGACCCCGCCCTCGTGCACCACTACTTCCCCGGGGGGAAGGAGGCGGTGTTCGTCGCCGCGATGCAGCTGCCGTTCAACCCGGCGGAGGTCCTGCCGCGCGTCTTCGCCGAGGCCGCCGACCCCGACGAGGTCGCCGAGCGGATGGTCCGGTTCATCTTCTCGATCTGGCGTGAGGCCGACTCCCGGGCGCCGTTCCTCGCTCTGCTGCGGTCGGCGACCGGCAGCGAGACCGCGGCGGAGATGATGCGTGCGTTCGTCGCCCAGGCCCTGTTCTCCCGCGTCGCCGAGCACCTGCCGCCCGCCCCCGACCTCGCGCTGCGCGTCAACCTCGCCGCGGCGCACATCATCGGCGTCGTACTGATGCGGTACGTGATCGGCGTCGAACCGCTCGCCTCTGCCGCCGAGGACGAGGTGATCGAGCGGATGCTCCCCGCGATCCGCGGCTACTTCGCCGCCTGATGTCAAGAAAGGGTGACACCCCTTACTGCGCAGTAAGGGGTGTCACCCTTTCTTTTCCACAGGCCTGAGGCGGTGTCAGACCGGCGTCGGACCGGCGTCGGACCGGCGTCGGTCCGGCGTCAGGCCGGCGTCGGACCGGCGTCAGGTGAGGACGCGGTCCAGGAACGCGTCGAGGCGACGCTGGAGCCGGCGGGCGCGCTCCTCCGGCGGGGCGGTCTCGCCCTGGGGGAGGGTGACCGGCCGGAGCTTGCGGACGTACAGCGGGCACGCCAGATCGGCACAGATGTACGTGCCGACCGTGTGGTGGTCCCGGCCGCGCTGTCCCGCTTTGCGGGCCACGAACAGGCCCACCGAGTCGGCGGGATGGGCGGTGTGACAGATGTCGCACAGCGCGCTCCCGTGCCCCGGACGGGACTCCGTCGTCGCGCGCAACTCGACACCCAGCGGTCGGTCGTTGCGGACCGTGACGAGGTACGCCCGCGCCGGCGCCTTGGGGTCGCGCCAGCCGAGGAACTCGCGAACTTCCCAGTCCACGTCGGCCAAACCGCGGATCGGCGTCATCGACTTGACCTCGCCGCGGGTGCAGTTGACGAAGGATTCGGCGATCTCGGTCGCCGTGAGCGGGCGCATAACGGCACTCCTGGACGGTGGTGGACCGAGCAACGGTACGAGGCGATCCGTCGTCACTGCACGTGATTAAGCCGCTCGCGTGGTCGGGAACACCCCCGTGGGTACAGGAGAATGGGATCAATCCCGGTTTCTTTCGTCAGGAGTTTCGCGTGTCCGTCCGCTCCGATCTGCGCAACGTGGCGATCGTCGCCCACGTCGACCACGGCAAGACCACGTTGGTCGACAAGATGCTGTGGCAGGCCGGCGCCTTCCGCGAGGGTCAGGACGTCAACAACCGCGTCATGGACTCGATGGACCTGGAGCGGGAGAAGGGCATCACGATCCTGGCCAAGAACACGGCCGTGAAGTGGGTCGCGGACGACGGCACCCCGCTGACGATCAACATCATCGACACCCCCGGCCACGCCGACTTCGGCGGTGAGGTCGAGCGCGGGCTCGAGATGATCGACGGTGTCGTTCTCCTCGTCGACGCCTCCGAGGGCGCGTTGCCCGGCACGCGTTTCGTGCTGCGCAAGGCCCTGGAGAAGAAGCTCCCGGTCGTGCTCTGCATCAACAAGGTGGACCGCCCCGA
This window of the Sporichthya brevicatena genome carries:
- a CDS encoding ABC transporter ATP-binding protein — its product is MNLAVELRDLAVTRGGRRVLTVDGVGVPAGSITGLLGPSGCGKTTLMRTIVGVQRFAGSVTVLGHPAGAPELRSQVGYVTQAPSVYGDLTVVENVRYFASMVGAGADAVFAALTAVDLGELAGRRVDQLSGGQRARVSLASALVGRPALLILDEPTVGLDPLLRRRLWAFFGELAAAGTTLLVSSHVMDEAEHCHHLILMRDGAVLAADTREALLARTGTTSAEAAFLAVLGEQEVAA
- a CDS encoding ABC transporter permease; this encodes MNPQITLATARRVLLQLGRDHRTVAMLLVLPSALLGLMCWVYSDIPGRFDRVGPQLLGILPFVVMFVVTSVATLRERRAGTLERLLTTPMNKLDLLLGYGLAFGLVAIVQSGIAALLTMTLYGVDAETKGGWALFLSAAVVGVFGAAAGLFASAFARTEFQAVQLLPAVVIPQLFLCGMFVPRSQLDSVLNAVSDVLPLSYAVDAMNQSMQRGGLTGQIGRDLAVVGGSALLALAAGAATLRRQSA
- a CDS encoding TetR family transcriptional regulator, whose protein sequence is MPAAAERPRRGRGRPAGGAANKAELILDAARREFAASGYDAVSLRGIARAAAVDPALVHHYFPGGKEAVFVAAMQLPFNPAEVLPRVFAEAADPDEVAERMVRFIFSIWREADSRAPFLALLRSATGSETAAEMMRAFVAQALFSRVAEHLPPAPDLALRVNLAAAHIIGVVLMRYVIGVEPLASAAEDEVIERMLPAIRGYFAA
- a CDS encoding FBP domain-containing protein yields the protein MRPLTATEIAESFVNCTRGEVKSMTPIRGLADVDWEVREFLGWRDPKAPARAYLVTVRNDRPLGVELRATTESRPGHGSALCDICHTAHPADSVGLFVARKAGQRGRDHHTVGTYICADLACPLYVRKLRPVTLPQGETAPPEERARRLQRRLDAFLDRVLT